In Pseudomonas fakonensis, one DNA window encodes the following:
- a CDS encoding phosphatase PAP2/dual specificity phosphatase family protein has translation MAREAGLIRRGILWLLLLGPFFFLSYGLSNSYTAGRDDVGSLVFAWERQMPLWPWTIIPYWSIDLLYGLSFLLPLSRREMDRHALALLSAQLLSVCCFLLWPLRFTFERPELHGVFGWLFDVLMGFDKPYNQAPSLHIALLVIIWTMFARHLRQPLWRWVVHGWMGLIGVSVLTTWQHHFIDLPTGALAGLLCLWLWPHEGPLPWQQAQWARDPQRWRLALRYGLGALVLALAGFGAGNTALWLLWPALSLLLVALNYALFGAGGFQKGADGQLSVAARGLLAPYLLGAWVNSRLWTWRRAQADEVCEGVYLGRVPGKGEASGFVGVVDLSAELACKIPGAAQRPPAASQIYASLPTLDLITPSHELLQQAAQAIEHLRQPGPVLVCCALGYSRSASAVAAWLLTSGRCQTSAEAEVLIRKARPGVVLHPAHHQVLQGLEARP, from the coding sequence ATGGCCCGTGAAGCCGGGCTGATCCGCCGGGGCATCCTTTGGCTGTTGCTGCTTGGGCCGTTTTTCTTCCTTAGCTACGGCCTGAGCAACAGCTACACCGCCGGGCGCGACGATGTCGGCAGCCTGGTGTTCGCCTGGGAGCGGCAGATGCCGTTGTGGCCGTGGACGATCATCCCGTACTGGTCCATCGACCTGCTGTATGGTTTGTCGTTCCTGTTGCCGCTCAGCCGCCGGGAAATGGACCGCCACGCCCTGGCGCTGCTGAGCGCACAGCTGCTCAGCGTCTGCTGCTTCTTGCTCTGGCCGCTGCGCTTCACCTTCGAGCGCCCGGAGCTGCACGGGGTGTTCGGCTGGCTGTTCGATGTGCTGATGGGCTTCGACAAGCCCTACAACCAGGCGCCGTCGCTGCATATCGCGCTGTTGGTGATCATCTGGACCATGTTCGCCCGGCATCTACGCCAGCCGCTGTGGCGCTGGGTGGTGCATGGCTGGATGGGCCTGATCGGGGTGTCGGTGCTGACCACCTGGCAGCACCACTTCATTGACCTGCCGACCGGGGCGCTGGCCGGGCTGCTGTGCTTGTGGCTGTGGCCGCACGAGGGGCCTTTGCCCTGGCAGCAGGCGCAGTGGGCGCGTGACCCGCAGCGCTGGCGGCTGGCCTTGCGTTACGGGTTGGGGGCGCTGGTGCTTGCGCTGGCCGGCTTCGGGGCGGGGAATACCGCGCTGTGGCTACTGTGGCCGGCGCTTTCGCTGCTGCTGGTGGCGCTGAACTATGCGCTGTTCGGGGCGGGCGGGTTTCAGAAAGGCGCCGATGGGCAATTGTCGGTTGCGGCGCGCGGGTTGCTGGCGCCCTACCTGCTGGGGGCTTGGGTGAATTCGCGGTTGTGGACCTGGCGGCGGGCGCAGGCCGATGAGGTGTGCGAGGGGGTATATCTGGGGCGGGTGCCGGGCAAAGGCGAGGCGTCGGGGTTTGTAGGGGTTGTGGATTTGAGTGCGGAGTTGGCCTGCAAAATCCCCGGGGCTGCGCAGCGCCCCCCGGCGGCCAGCCAGATTTATGCAAGCCTGCCAACCTTGGACTTGATCACACCCAGCCATGAGCTGTTGCAACAAGCTGCCCAAGCCATAGAACACCTGCGCCAGCCAGGCCCGGTGTTGGTCTGTTGCGCCTTGGGCTACTCACGCAGCGCCAGCGCCGTCGCGGCCTGGCTGCTGACCAGCGGGCGCTGCCAGACCAGCGCCGAGGCCGAGGTGCTGATCCGCAAGGCCCGCCCCGGCGTGGTCCTGCACCCGGCCCATCACCAGGTGCTGCAAGGGCTGGAGGCTCGCCCATGA
- a CDS encoding lysophospholipid acyltransferase family protein → MLASLTAFVITSAARLITGARALWLGCTPQPVQRLYFANHSSHGDFVLLWAALPDALRRHTRPVAGADYWCKPGIRDFIIRRVFNAVLIDRQRPAAEGNPLQPVLDAFAQGDSLIFFPEGTRNLGDEPLLAFKSGLFHLAAANPQVELVPVWIANLNRVMPKGRALPLPLLCTLSFGEPLHLIEDESKHAFLERARQSLLNLAPKDA, encoded by the coding sequence ATGCTCGCCAGCCTGACTGCCTTCGTCATCACCTCCGCCGCCCGCCTGATCACCGGCGCTCGCGCCCTGTGGCTGGGCTGTACACCGCAGCCGGTGCAGCGCCTGTACTTCGCCAACCACAGCAGCCACGGCGACTTCGTGCTGTTGTGGGCGGCGCTGCCCGACGCCCTGCGCCGCCACACCCGGCCGGTGGCCGGGGCCGACTACTGGTGCAAGCCGGGCATCCGCGACTTCATCATCCGCCGGGTATTCAACGCCGTGCTGATCGACCGCCAGCGCCCGGCCGCCGAAGGCAACCCGCTGCAACCGGTGCTGGACGCCTTCGCCCAGGGCGATTCGCTGATTTTCTTCCCCGAGGGCACACGCAACCTTGGTGATGAGCCGTTGCTGGCGTTCAAGAGCGGGCTGTTCCACCTGGCGGCGGCCAACCCACAGGTGGAGCTGGTGCCGGTGTGGATCGCCAACCTCAACCGGGTGATGCCCAAGGGCCGCGCCCTGCCGCTGCCGCTGTTGTGCACCTTGAGTTTCGGCGAGCCGCTGCACCTGATCGAAGACGAGAGCAAGCACGCGTTTCTGGAGCGGGCCCGCCAGTCCCTGCTGAACCTGGCCCCTAAGGATGCCTGA
- a CDS encoding phosphatidate cytidylyltransferase, whose translation MDHNTLSLFAGIGALLLLASVIGRLLKWRAGAAPHAVIDNLNARINAWWVMVLVIGIAFLFGKYGVILLFYGVSFYALREFMTLTPTRRSDYPALVAAFYVALPVQYLLIAMDWYGLFSIFIPVYLFLLLPILASFGGDTTRFLERASKVQWGLMIAVYCVSSVPALMTLDIHGFEGRNLLLIAWLILVVQLSDVLQYVCGKLFGKRKVAPNLSPSKTLEGLLGGVALATLIGAMLCWITPFTFWQAALMALTVNAMGFFGGLVMSAIKRDRGVKDWGHMIEGHGGMLDRMDSVCFAAPVFFHFVRYWWA comes from the coding sequence ATGGATCACAACACCCTGTCCCTGTTCGCCGGCATCGGCGCCCTGCTGTTGCTGGCCAGCGTCATTGGCCGCCTGCTCAAGTGGCGCGCCGGCGCCGCGCCCCACGCGGTCATCGACAACCTCAACGCGCGCATCAACGCCTGGTGGGTGATGGTGCTGGTGATCGGCATTGCCTTCCTGTTCGGCAAGTACGGCGTGATCCTGCTGTTCTACGGCGTGTCGTTCTATGCCCTGCGCGAGTTCATGACCCTCACCCCGACCCGGCGCAGCGACTACCCGGCGCTGGTGGCGGCGTTCTATGTGGCGCTGCCGGTGCAGTACCTGCTGATTGCCATGGACTGGTACGGGCTGTTCAGCATTTTCATCCCGGTGTACCTGTTCCTGCTGTTGCCGATTCTGGCCAGCTTCGGTGGCGACACCACGCGCTTTCTGGAGCGGGCGTCGAAGGTGCAGTGGGGGTTGATGATCGCGGTGTACTGCGTGTCGTCGGTGCCGGCGCTGATGACCCTGGATATCCACGGCTTCGAGGGCCGCAACCTGCTGCTGATCGCCTGGCTGATTTTGGTGGTACAGCTGTCCGATGTGCTGCAGTACGTGTGCGGCAAGCTGTTCGGCAAGCGCAAGGTGGCGCCCAACCTGTCGCCGTCCAAAACCCTCGAAGGCCTGCTGGGCGGCGTGGCCCTGGCGACGCTGATCGGCGCCATGCTGTGCTGGATCACCCCGTTCACCTTCTGGCAGGCGGCGCTGATGGCGCTGACGGTCAATGCCATGGGCTTCTTCGGCGGGCTGGTGATGTCGGCGATCAAGCGCGACCGCGGGGTGAAGGACTGGGGCCACATGATCGAGGGCCACGGCGGCATGCTCGACCGCATGGACTCGGTGTGCTTTGCCGCGCCGGTGTTCTTCCACTTCGTGCGCTACTGGTGGGCGTGA
- a CDS encoding HIT family protein, whose product MQIPASHIVHQTEHWVINHHLGSRLPGYLMLGSRAPVASLADLPGEALAQMGLLMGKLQQAMDLELAPKWLYIGRYGHVPGCPLHFHFIPVYDWVEALFWRDERYRALQRFGSMQKALSATDGAELTLFVWREFGESLQPPEVLGRGISEVIAALRGRL is encoded by the coding sequence GTGCAAATACCTGCCAGCCATATCGTCCACCAGACCGAGCACTGGGTGATCAACCACCACCTGGGCTCACGCCTGCCGGGCTACCTGATGCTCGGCTCGCGGGCGCCGGTGGCCAGCCTTGCGGACCTTCCGGGCGAAGCGCTGGCGCAGATGGGCCTGCTGATGGGCAAGCTGCAACAGGCCATGGACCTGGAGCTGGCACCCAAGTGGCTGTACATCGGGCGCTACGGGCATGTGCCGGGGTGCCCGCTGCATTTTCATTTCATCCCGGTGTACGACTGGGTCGAGGCGTTGTTCTGGCGCGACGAGCGCTACCGGGCGTTGCAGCGGTTCGGATCGATGCAAAAGGCGCTGTCGGCCACCGATGGGGCCGAGCTGACCTTGTTCGTCTGGCGTGAGTTTGGTGAGAGCCTGCAGCCGCCGGAGGTACTGGGGAGGGGTATATCTGAGGTGATTGCTGCACTGCGTGGTCGGCTTTAG
- a CDS encoding cupin domain-containing protein produces MSDFITVLRETCPTPVVDATKWKRIGGEPHTVNLNAYLSADGSKIMGTWICTPGKFEVNYDKWEFCHFLEGYCIITPEGEEPKHLKGGDVFVIEPGMKGTWEVVETVRKYFVFA; encoded by the coding sequence ATGTCCGATTTCATCACTGTCCTGCGCGAAACCTGCCCGACCCCGGTGGTCGACGCGACCAAGTGGAAGCGCATCGGCGGCGAGCCGCACACCGTCAACCTCAACGCCTACCTGTCGGCCGACGGCAGCAAGATCATGGGCACCTGGATCTGCACCCCGGGCAAGTTCGAGGTGAACTACGACAAATGGGAGTTCTGCCACTTCCTCGAAGGCTACTGCATCATCACCCCGGAAGGTGAAGAGCCCAAGCACCTCAAAGGTGGCGATGTGTTCGTGATCGAGCCGGGGATGAAAGGCACCTGGGAAGTGGTCGAGACGGTGCGCAAGTACTTCGTGTTTGCCTGA
- the mmsB gene encoding 3-hydroxyisobutyrate dehydrogenase, whose translation MRIAFIGLGNMGAPMARNLIKAGHSLNLFDLNKAVLAELAELGAQVSASPKDAAASSELVITMLPAAAHVRSVYLDEDSGVLAGIRPGTPTVDCSTIDPQTAREVSKAAAAKGIDMGDAPVSGGTGGAAAGTLTFMVGASAELFATLKPVLEQMGRNIVHCGEVGTGQIAKICNNLLLGISMIGVSEAMALGNALGIDTKVLAGIINSSTGRCWSSDTYNPWPGIIETAPASRGYTGGFGAELMLKDLGLATEAARQAHQPVILGAVAQQLYQAMSLRGEGGKDFSAIIEGYRKKD comes from the coding sequence ATGCGTATCGCATTCATCGGCCTGGGCAACATGGGCGCGCCCATGGCCCGTAACCTGATCAAGGCCGGGCATTCGCTGAACCTGTTCGACCTGAACAAGGCCGTGCTGGCCGAGCTCGCCGAACTGGGCGCCCAGGTCAGCGCCTCGCCGAAAGACGCCGCCGCCAGCAGCGAGCTGGTGATCACCATGCTGCCAGCGGCCGCCCATGTGCGCAGCGTGTACCTGGACGAAGACAGCGGCGTGCTGGCCGGCATCCGCCCCGGCACCCCGACCGTGGACTGCAGCACCATCGACCCGCAGACCGCCCGCGAGGTGTCCAAGGCCGCTGCGGCCAAAGGCATCGACATGGGCGACGCGCCGGTATCCGGCGGTACCGGTGGCGCGGCCGCCGGCACCCTGACCTTCATGGTCGGTGCCAGCGCCGAGCTGTTCGCAACGCTCAAGCCGGTACTGGAACAGATGGGCCGCAATATCGTGCACTGCGGCGAGGTGGGTACCGGGCAGATCGCCAAGATCTGCAACAACCTGCTGCTGGGCATCTCGATGATCGGCGTGTCCGAGGCCATGGCCCTGGGCAACGCGCTGGGCATCGATACGAAAGTGCTGGCCGGCATCATCAACAGCTCCACCGGGCGCTGCTGGAGTTCGGATACCTACAACCCGTGGCCGGGCATCATCGAGACGGCCCCGGCCTCGCGCGGCTACACCGGCGGCTTTGGCGCCGAGCTGATGCTCAAGGACCTGGGGCTGGCCACCGAAGCGGCGCGCCAGGCGCACCAGCCGGTGATCCTCGGCGCCGTGGCCCAGCAGCTGTACCAGGCCATGAGCTTGCGAGGTGAAGGCGGCAAGGACTTCTCGGCGATCATCGAGGGCTACCGCAAGAAGGATTGA
- a CDS encoding CoA-acylating methylmalonate-semialdehyde dehydrogenase produces MNAPHTPDQAKVEQVKLLIDGHWVESKTTEWRDIVNPATQQVLARVPFATEEEVDAAVAAAERAFKTWRDTPIGARMRIMLKLQALIREHSKRIAVTLSAEQGKTIADAEGDIFRGLEVVEHAASIGTLQMGEFAENVAGGVDTYTLRQPIGVCAGITPFNFPAMIPLWMFPMAIVCGNTFVLKPSEQDPLSTMMLVELALEAGVPAGVLNVVHGGKQVVDAICTHQDIKAISFVGSTEVGTHVYNLGSQHGKRVQSMMGAKNHAVVLPDANRVQTINALVGAAFGAAGQRCMATSVAVLVGKAREWLPDIKAAASKLKVNAGCEPGTDVGPVVSKRAKERVLGLIESGIKEGAKLELDGREVKVPGYEQGNFVGPTLFSGVRTDMQVYTQEIFGPVLVTLEVDTLDEAIALVNANPFGNGTGLFTQSGAAARKFQSEIDIGQVGINIPIPVPVPFFSFTGSRGSKLGDLGPYGKQVVQFYTQTKTVTARWFDDDSVNDGVNTTISLR; encoded by the coding sequence ATGAACGCACCGCACACCCCCGACCAAGCCAAGGTCGAGCAGGTGAAACTGCTCATCGACGGCCATTGGGTCGAGTCGAAAACCACCGAATGGCGCGACATCGTCAACCCCGCCACCCAGCAAGTGCTGGCGCGGGTGCCGTTCGCCACCGAAGAAGAAGTGGACGCCGCCGTGGCCGCCGCCGAGCGCGCCTTCAAAACCTGGCGTGACACCCCCATCGGCGCGCGCATGCGCATCATGCTCAAGCTGCAGGCGTTGATCCGCGAGCACAGCAAGCGCATCGCCGTCACCTTGAGCGCCGAACAGGGCAAGACCATTGCCGACGCCGAGGGTGATATTTTCCGCGGCCTCGAAGTGGTCGAGCACGCCGCCTCCATCGGTACCTTGCAGATGGGTGAGTTCGCCGAGAACGTCGCCGGTGGCGTCGACACCTACACCCTGCGCCAACCCATCGGCGTGTGCGCCGGCATCACGCCGTTCAACTTCCCGGCGATGATCCCGCTGTGGATGTTCCCCATGGCCATCGTCTGCGGCAACACCTTCGTGCTCAAGCCGTCCGAACAGGACCCGCTGTCGACCATGATGCTGGTGGAGCTGGCGCTCGAAGCCGGTGTGCCGGCCGGTGTGCTCAACGTGGTACACGGTGGCAAGCAGGTGGTCGATGCCATTTGCACCCACCAGGACATCAAGGCCATTTCGTTCGTCGGCTCCACCGAGGTGGGCACCCACGTCTACAACCTGGGCAGCCAGCACGGCAAGCGCGTGCAGTCGATGATGGGCGCCAAGAACCACGCCGTGGTGCTGCCAGACGCCAACCGCGTGCAAACCATCAACGCCCTGGTCGGCGCCGCCTTCGGTGCAGCCGGCCAGCGCTGCATGGCCACCTCGGTGGCGGTGCTGGTGGGCAAGGCCCGCGAATGGCTGCCAGACATCAAGGCGGCCGCCAGCAAGCTCAAGGTCAATGCCGGCTGTGAGCCGGGCACCGATGTTGGCCCGGTGGTCTCCAAGCGCGCCAAGGAACGTGTGCTGGGGCTGATCGAAAGCGGCATCAAGGAAGGCGCCAAGCTCGAACTGGACGGCCGCGAGGTCAAGGTGCCGGGCTACGAGCAAGGCAACTTCGTCGGCCCGACCCTGTTCTCTGGTGTGCGCACCGACATGCAGGTGTACACCCAGGAAATCTTCGGCCCGGTGCTGGTGACGCTTGAGGTGGACACCCTCGATGAGGCCATTGCCTTGGTCAACGCCAACCCGTTCGGTAACGGCACCGGCCTGTTCACCCAGAGCGGCGCCGCGGCGCGCAAGTTCCAGAGCGAGATCGACATTGGCCAGGTGGGCATCAATATCCCGATCCCGGTGCCGGTACCGTTCTTCAGCTTCACAGGCTCGCGTGGCTCCAAGCTCGGCGACCTCGGCCCGTACGGCAAGCAGGTGGTGCAGTTCTACACTCAGACCAAGACCGTCACCGCCCGCTGGTTCGACGATGACAGCGTAAACGACGGTGTGAACACCACCATCAGCCTGCGCTAA
- a CDS encoding LysR family transcriptional regulator has protein sequence MQKDLTSLGALNWDDLKFFLEVARTRKASSAAKRLAVDYTTVSRRISSLEGALGTLLFEKSRTNGFVLTAEGQRLLGYAESIESTLHMACEQVSGSGVALSGHVRMGCTEGFGSFFVTPQLSHFVDAWPAISVDILPLPHFISLSKREADIVIALERPEHGPYVCCKLCDYRLRLYATQGYLDSHAPIHSVADLAGHPFISYVDDLAFSSELLYLANLIPNAQAHLRSTSVIAQYTAALQGRGLAILPCFLAAQDERLVTVLPDEIEVTRQFWMYCREDLRKLKRITLLWDYIRGVTEANAPLLMGETREMKFAQG, from the coding sequence ATGCAAAAAGACCTCACCTCCCTGGGCGCGCTGAACTGGGATGACCTCAAGTTCTTTCTAGAGGTGGCGCGCACCCGCAAGGCCAGCAGCGCGGCCAAGCGCCTGGCCGTGGACTACACCACGGTGTCGCGGCGGATCAGTTCGCTGGAAGGGGCGCTGGGCACTTTATTGTTTGAAAAATCCCGCACCAACGGCTTCGTGCTGACCGCCGAGGGCCAGCGTTTGCTGGGTTACGCCGAGTCCATCGAAAGCACCCTGCACATGGCCTGCGAGCAGGTTTCGGGCTCGGGGGTGGCGCTGTCGGGGCATGTGCGCATGGGTTGCACCGAGGGCTTCGGCAGCTTCTTCGTCACCCCGCAGCTGAGCCACTTCGTCGATGCCTGGCCGGCCATTTCGGTAGATATCCTGCCGTTGCCGCACTTCATCAGCCTGTCCAAGCGCGAGGCCGACATTGTCATCGCCCTGGAGCGGCCCGAGCACGGGCCCTATGTGTGCTGCAAGCTGTGCGACTACCGGCTGCGGCTGTATGCGACCCAGGGCTATCTGGACAGCCATGCGCCGATCCATTCGGTGGCGGACCTGGCCGGCCACCCGTTCATCAGCTACGTGGACGACCTGGCGTTCAGCTCGGAGCTTTTGTACCTGGCCAACCTGATTCCCAACGCCCAGGCGCACCTGCGCAGCACCAGCGTGATCGCGCAGTACACGGCGGCGTTGCAGGGGCGCGGGCTGGCGATACTGCCGTGTTTTCTGGCCGCGCAGGATGAGCGGCTGGTGACGGTGCTGCCCGATGAAATCGAGGTGACGCGGCAGTTCTGGATGTACTGCCGGGAGGACTTGCGCAAGCTCAAGCGCATTACCCTGCTGTGGGATTACATCCGCGGGGTGACCGAGGCCAATGCGCCGTTGCTGATGGGCGAAACCCGCGAGATGAAGTTCGCCCAGGGTTGA
- a CDS encoding OmpA family protein, with protein MRFPLLAVLLAVLALQGCQSVPPKGLTAEQVAVLKREGFAPTDEGWAFDLSGKVLFGSDVDGLNSQSQSIVERIGKALLSVDIQRVRVDGHADASGKAAYNQQLSERRAQSVARALQSIGMQPGNIQTRGLGSSQPVADNRTSAGRMENRRVSIVVASS; from the coding sequence ATGCGTTTTCCCTTGCTGGCCGTGCTGCTCGCCGTGCTGGCGCTGCAGGGCTGCCAGAGTGTGCCGCCCAAGGGCCTGACCGCCGAGCAGGTCGCGGTGCTCAAACGCGAGGGCTTTGCCCCCACCGACGAAGGCTGGGCGTTCGATCTGTCGGGCAAGGTGCTGTTCGGCAGCGATGTGGACGGCCTCAACAGCCAGAGCCAAAGCATCGTCGAGCGCATCGGCAAGGCCTTGCTGTCGGTGGATATCCAGCGCGTGCGGGTGGACGGCCATGCCGATGCCTCGGGCAAGGCGGCTTACAACCAGCAGCTCTCCGAGCGCCGCGCGCAAAGTGTGGCCCGGGCCCTGCAAAGCATCGGCATGCAGCCGGGCAACATCCAGACCCGCGGCCTTGGCAGCAGCCAGCCGGTGGCCGACAACCGCACCAGCGCCGGGCGCATGGAGAACCGCCGGGTGTCGATTGTGGTGGCGTCGAGCTGA
- a CDS encoding diguanylate cyclase domain-containing protein — MKPKAVRFPRPTLRAVLGRGHLLVACLAAGLAGVLVTLLGVTALTVNANHNLHLIARSISYTVEAAVVFHDSAAANEALALIAASEELAEARVYDNDGALLAHWQHDGQGVLAQLQAKVAGALLEEPVNLPVQHMGRQVGHVELVGQGGSLVRFLLSGLAGILLCAVVSALLALYLSRRVFSDIIRPLRHLASVAHAARRERSFGRRVPQTQIAELNELGNDFNALLDELEAWQSHLQSENASLAHQASHDSLTGLPNRAYFEGRLGRCLHSAARLREHAALLFLDSDHFKQINDSLGHAVGDEVLVSVAARVRAQLREHDLVARLGGDEFAVLLAPLQAREDAERIAEKIVASMQQPIQLDDGNSLTTSLSVGIAFYPDDGRDPASLLNAADAAMYQAKRKRRGQWQVAQPERRAVDGRTGAQP, encoded by the coding sequence ATGAAGCCCAAGGCTGTGAGGTTCCCCCGGCCAACCCTGCGCGCGGTGCTTGGCCGTGGCCACCTGCTGGTGGCGTGCCTTGCAGCGGGGCTTGCCGGTGTGCTGGTGACCCTGCTCGGGGTGACTGCCCTGACGGTCAACGCCAACCATAACCTGCACCTGATCGCCCGCTCCATCAGCTACACCGTCGAGGCTGCGGTGGTGTTCCATGACAGCGCGGCGGCCAACGAGGCGCTGGCGCTGATCGCCGCCTCGGAGGAGCTGGCCGAAGCCCGCGTCTACGACAACGACGGCGCCCTGCTGGCCCACTGGCAACATGACGGGCAGGGCGTGCTGGCTCAGCTGCAGGCCAAGGTAGCCGGCGCCTTGCTGGAAGAGCCGGTCAACCTGCCGGTACAGCACATGGGCCGCCAGGTCGGCCATGTCGAGCTGGTTGGCCAGGGCGGCAGCCTGGTGCGTTTTCTGCTCAGCGGCCTGGCCGGCATCCTGCTGTGTGCCGTGGTCAGTGCGCTGCTGGCGTTGTACCTGTCGCGGCGGGTGTTCAGCGATATCATCCGCCCGCTGCGCCACCTGGCCAGCGTGGCCCATGCCGCGCGGCGCGAACGCAGCTTTGGCCGGCGCGTGCCGCAAACCCAGATCGCCGAGCTGAACGAACTGGGCAACGACTTCAACGCCCTGCTCGACGAACTGGAAGCCTGGCAGAGCCACCTGCAAAGCGAGAACGCAAGCCTTGCCCACCAGGCCAGCCACGACAGCCTCACCGGGCTACCCAACCGCGCCTACTTCGAAGGCCGCCTGGGCCGCTGCCTGCACAGCGCCGCGCGGCTGCGCGAGCATGCGGCGCTGTTGTTCCTCGACAGCGACCACTTCAAGCAGATCAACGACAGCCTCGGCCACGCCGTGGGCGATGAGGTACTGGTCAGCGTCGCTGCGCGGGTGCGCGCGCAACTGCGTGAGCACGACCTGGTGGCGCGCCTGGGCGGTGACGAATTCGCCGTGCTGCTTGCGCCACTGCAGGCCCGTGAAGATGCCGAGCGCATTGCCGAGAAGATCGTCGCCAGCATGCAGCAGCCGATCCAGCTGGACGATGGCAACAGCCTGACCACCTCGCTGAGTGTCGGCATCGCCTTTTACCCCGACGACGGCCGCGACCCGGCCAGTCTGCTCAATGCCGCCGATGCGGCGATGTACCAGGCCAAGCGCAAACGCCGGGGCCAATGGCAGGTGGCGCAGCCGGAACGCCGCGCCGTGGATGGAAGAACAGGAGCTCAACCGTGA
- a CDS encoding YfiR family protein has translation MTGTKDRLTGCMLSLLLAALLLFAGPAHADSATPAQAQQRAKAVTQVVLGILSYARWPSEPNPLRLCLVGPTEYADDLIKGNLQNSGQPLLVRRLLATDASVASACDAVYIGRLEQGLRERLFQAINGHPVLSISEADDPCTVGSLFCLRVSDQQVAFEVNLDSVARSGVRIHPSVLQLSRRRAVQP, from the coding sequence ATGACAGGCACCAAGGACCGGTTGACAGGCTGCATGCTATCGCTGTTGCTGGCCGCCCTGTTGCTGTTCGCCGGCCCCGCCCACGCCGACTCCGCCACCCCCGCCCAGGCCCAGCAGCGCGCCAAGGCCGTAACCCAGGTGGTGCTCGGCATCCTCAGCTATGCCCGCTGGCCCTCTGAACCCAACCCCCTGCGCCTGTGCCTGGTGGGCCCCACCGAATACGCCGACGACCTGATCAAGGGCAACCTGCAGAACTCCGGGCAGCCGCTGCTGGTGCGCCGCCTGCTGGCCACCGATGCCAGCGTGGCCAGTGCCTGCGATGCGGTGTACATCGGCCGGCTCGAGCAGGGCCTGCGCGAACGGCTGTTCCAGGCCATCAACGGCCACCCGGTGCTGAGCATCAGCGAGGCCGACGACCCCTGCACCGTGGGCAGCCTGTTCTGCCTGCGGGTCAGCGACCAGCAGGTGGCCTTCGAGGTCAACCTCGACTCGGTTGCCCGCAGTGGCGTGCGCATTCACCCCAGCGTGCTGCAACTGTCGCGGCGCCGGGCGGTGCAGCCATGA